A genomic segment from Pyrodictium occultum encodes:
- the hjc gene encoding Holliday junction resolvase Hjc — MSDTRRRRGFEAERELVRKLWGSGFAVVRAPASGARVRKAVYPDIVAMFKGKIFALEVKYRSDNSPIYIEKEQIQKLLEFARRAGATPLIAVKRPHQGWRLVPLRVAKETSSGRIRIDEEVLKKAMSLEEFVTYATNTSLESFMKRGQDSAG; from the coding sequence ATGAGCGATACTAGGCGGAGGAGGGGTTTTGAAGCTGAGCGGGAGCTTGTGAGGAAGCTCTGGGGCAGCGGCTTCGCTGTCGTGCGCGCACCCGCTAGCGGCGCCCGTGTGAGGAAAGCCGTGTACCCGGATATAGTGGCCATGTTTAAAGGCAAGATATTCGCGCTTGAGGTTAAATACCGCAGTGACAACTCCCCCATCTACATCGAGAAGGAGCAGATACAGAAACTCCTAGAGTTTGCTCGCAGGGCAGGAGCCACACCCTTGATAGCAGTTAAGAGGCCGCATCAGGGCTGGCGCCTAGTACCGCTAAGAGTGGCCAAGGAGACCTCCTCCGGGAGAATAAGGATAGACGAGGAAGTGCTCAAGAAGGCCATGAGCCTGGAAGAGTTCGTAACCTACGCTACGAATACTAGCCTGGAGAGCTTCATGAAGAGGGGCCAGGACTCAGCTGGGTAA
- a CDS encoding CARDB domain-containing protein codes for MKARIVAYIPHTSASLVVSTGEGTSTISKSVGTNEFALDIGDAVQLRLEHKGTGEYYPRELLVSSILVYRIEAPEPRIEASYSVSADALKLEVSNAGDDRAENLVVTVFAVGNVVDRAVVGELKPGESKTLNLRLKPGSTNTVRVIWRHRGKLMFRDIRLRPD; via the coding sequence ATGAAGGCTAGAATAGTGGCTTACATACCACACACGAGTGCGAGCCTTGTAGTTAGCACCGGTGAGGGTACTTCAACGATAAGCAAAAGCGTTGGTACAAACGAGTTTGCCCTGGATATAGGCGATGCAGTACAACTTAGGCTTGAGCATAAAGGCACCGGCGAGTACTATCCCAGGGAGCTGCTAGTGTCTTCGATACTCGTGTACCGCATCGAAGCACCGGAGCCTAGGATAGAAGCCAGCTACAGTGTTAGCGCTGATGCTTTAAAGCTCGAAGTGTCCAATGCCGGCGACGATAGGGCCGAGAATCTTGTCGTGACAGTATTCGCGGTAGGAAACGTGGTCGACAGGGCTGTGGTGGGCGAGCTGAAGCCAGGCGAGTCAAAGACGCTCAATCTAAGGCTGAAGCCAGGCTCTACGAACACAGTGCGTGTGATATGGAGGCATCGTGGCAAGCTTATGTTCAGGGATATAAGGCTTAGGCCTGACTAG
- a CDS encoding DEAD/DEAH box helicase, producing the protein MASYLGRRDGCSWFELTTDISNVDKLTDIIDTLKSYGAELDKDSRSVLEKLLEESSIVEIYASPKGFLLRSKRLLTDYLAVFRDKGVVRYSRALRGFVVKPYALLDVIERLRHEGFSIHDRTGLLGTGSYPISFRGKLRDYQEEAVDTWIRNGYRGVIALPTGAGKTVVALAAMARLSVPTLIVVYTREQLVEWMDKIEKFTSLSKSSVGAFYSDEKSVKPVTIATYQSAFRNIGLLFDKFSLLVVDEAHHLPADKFRAIAESVLAPYRLGLSATPYREDGKHEELFRLVGGVVYERSIEDLMSAGYIASFEIIPVLVDLSRKELEEYKRLRKDYLVLARGRRVEELVKAASMGDESARKALQLLARIRRILALSKSKLEKARSIIEAEYMRGSKIIVFTQYVDQAQAVGKELGIPVVTGKTEKSKRKIIFELFKHNRLKALVLTTVGDEGIDIPDANVGVVLSGTASRRQFIQRLGRLLRPKPGKSAKLYYIAIRGTQEEATLRKLLRSL; encoded by the coding sequence ATGGCATCCTATCTAGGCAGACGTGATGGCTGTAGCTGGTTCGAGCTAACAACGGACATAAGTAATGTTGACAAACTAACAGATATTATTGACACCTTGAAGTCCTATGGCGCGGAGCTTGACAAAGACTCGCGCAGCGTTCTTGAAAAGCTCCTTGAAGAGTCAAGCATAGTTGAGATATATGCATCCCCCAAGGGATTCCTTCTACGATCAAAACGCCTCCTAACAGATTATCTTGCCGTATTTAGGGATAAAGGGGTCGTCAGATACTCTAGGGCTCTTAGAGGATTCGTAGTGAAGCCTTACGCGCTGCTTGATGTAATTGAGAGGCTACGGCATGAAGGCTTCAGTATACATGACCGTACAGGGCTTCTCGGGACAGGCAGCTACCCTATCTCGTTCAGGGGAAAACTGCGTGACTACCAGGAGGAGGCAGTAGATACTTGGATACGTAACGGGTATCGTGGAGTTATCGCGTTGCCCACTGGAGCCGGCAAAACGGTGGTAGCGCTGGCGGCCATGGCCAGGCTCTCTGTGCCTACACTCATAGTAGTTTACACCCGTGAGCAGCTCGTGGAGTGGATGGATAAGATAGAAAAGTTCACCTCCCTCTCCAAATCGTCTGTCGGTGCCTTCTACTCTGACGAGAAGAGCGTGAAGCCTGTTACTATCGCTACTTATCAGTCCGCCTTCCGTAACATCGGCTTGCTATTTGATAAGTTCTCTCTCCTCGTAGTTGATGAGGCTCACCACCTGCCTGCTGATAAGTTTAGGGCTATTGCAGAATCCGTGCTTGCACCCTATAGGCTTGGTTTATCGGCTACACCATACCGGGAGGATGGTAAACATGAGGAGCTTTTCCGGCTCGTAGGCGGAGTAGTCTATGAACGTTCTATCGAGGACCTCATGTCTGCTGGGTACATAGCATCATTCGAAATAATTCCCGTGCTTGTGGATCTTAGCCGGAAGGAGCTGGAGGAGTACAAGAGGCTCCGTAAGGACTACCTAGTACTAGCTAGGGGTAGGAGGGTAGAGGAACTCGTAAAGGCTGCGTCGATGGGCGACGAGTCGGCCCGTAAAGCTCTGCAGCTATTGGCTCGGATTAGGCGTATACTAGCACTGTCAAAGTCCAAGCTTGAGAAGGCTCGGAGCATTATAGAGGCTGAGTACATGAGAGGCTCGAAGATAATAGTATTTACGCAGTATGTTGACCAGGCCCAGGCTGTTGGAAAAGAGCTTGGAATCCCCGTGGTGACTGGAAAGACGGAGAAAAGCAAGAGGAAAATCATATTCGAGCTATTTAAGCATAATAGGTTAAAAGCGCTTGTACTCACAACTGTAGGGGATGAGGGTATAGATATACCTGATGCTAATGTAGGCGTGGTGCTCTCCGGCACTGCCTCAAGAAGACAGTTTATACAGAGGCTTGGAAGACTGCTCAGGCCGAAACCCGGCAAATCTGCAAAACTCTACTATATAGCAATACGAGGCACTCAAGAGGAGGCTACTCTAAGAAAGCTGCTACGCTCCCTCTGA
- a CDS encoding helix-turn-helix domain-containing protein has protein sequence MRIDELARRTISISMLRFLHRFYTYRELSSKLSIPPSMISRYLRGHTLPSMKHAELIIKLFTGDTNVKRYLARIISSEAIDDIVGDMEVLEILAFMLTERVREAGQIFDRVLVVNDLSSVIGLRVSQKLAIPLMIGFIPPLAPPGATTCVTIGQYISSLTLCLNIEGVGRLRRLSVLFIQPLTLPARYMPYVRERLLDLFGQVYVASPICRGGEANSGALCGLIVG, from the coding sequence ATGAGGATTGACGAGTTGGCGAGGAGAACCATATCTATAAGCATGCTCCGGTTTCTGCACCGCTTCTACACCTACAGGGAGCTGAGCAGCAAGCTCTCAATACCACCATCTATGATAAGCAGGTATTTGCGTGGCCACACCCTGCCTAGTATGAAGCATGCGGAGCTAATAATCAAGTTGTTCACGGGCGATACTAACGTGAAGAGGTACCTAGCTAGAATAATCTCGTCGGAAGCTATAGACGACATAGTCGGGGACATGGAAGTTCTCGAGATCCTCGCGTTTATGCTCACGGAGCGTGTACGTGAAGCGGGGCAAATATTTGATCGCGTCCTGGTAGTGAACGATTTGTCATCCGTAATAGGGCTCCGTGTGTCACAGAAGCTAGCGATCCCCCTTATGATAGGGTTCATCCCTCCCCTTGCGCCTCCCGGAGCTACAACATGCGTGACCATAGGCCAGTACATTAGTTCACTCACTCTATGTCTTAATATAGAGGGCGTCGGCAGGCTACGTCGATTAAGTGTACTCTTCATCCAGCCTCTAACTCTTCCCGCAAGGTACATGCCCTATGTAAGGGAGAGACTCCTTGATCTCTTCGGGCAAGTGTATGTAGCTTCGCCCATATGTAGAGGGGGTGAAGCGAATAGCGGTGCCTTGTGCGGACTTATAGTAGGGTAG
- a CDS encoding Mrp/NBP35 family ATP-binding protein yields the protein MSSQARIPPEVKARIEAFKKIREQEKKVEENMKKIKYKIAVLSGKGGVGKSFITASLAFAMSYLGRKVGVLDADIYGPSIPKMMGVQGQSVMATSDGRIIPVTAPLGVKVISIGLLLPEEDVPVIWRGPLSTSAIREMLAYTDWSELDYLFIDLPPGTGDEQLTIAQLIKDLTGTIIVTIPSDVSRVVVAKAVNFARKLNVPIVGIIENMSYFECPDGSKHYIFGEGVAKKIAEKYGIRFLGEVPIDPRISRANDAGEPFFVKYPDSKASKVILELAKTIAEIVEQGTGG from the coding sequence GTGTCCTCCCAGGCAAGGATTCCTCCAGAGGTCAAAGCGCGTATAGAGGCTTTCAAGAAGATACGCGAGCAGGAGAAGAAAGTAGAAGAGAATATGAAAAAGATAAAGTACAAGATAGCAGTATTGAGCGGTAAGGGTGGCGTCGGGAAGTCCTTTATCACAGCGAGTCTCGCATTCGCTATGAGCTATCTAGGGCGCAAGGTAGGTGTTCTAGATGCTGATATATACGGGCCGTCAATACCCAAGATGATGGGTGTGCAGGGCCAGTCGGTTATGGCTACATCGGATGGAAGAATTATACCAGTTACAGCCCCTCTAGGCGTCAAGGTAATCTCCATAGGCCTGCTCCTACCGGAGGAGGATGTGCCCGTTATCTGGCGCGGCCCGCTCTCAACCTCGGCCATCCGGGAGATGCTAGCCTATACTGACTGGAGTGAGCTCGACTACCTCTTCATAGACCTGCCTCCGGGCACTGGGGACGAGCAGCTCACTATAGCTCAGTTGATAAAGGATCTTACCGGCACGATAATAGTCACCATACCCTCTGACGTGTCTAGGGTTGTCGTAGCGAAGGCTGTTAATTTCGCACGTAAGCTGAACGTCCCAATAGTAGGCATTATAGAGAATATGAGCTACTTCGAGTGTCCTGATGGATCTAAACACTACATATTTGGAGAGGGCGTGGCTAAGAAGATAGCGGAGAAGTATGGAATAAGATTCCTAGGCGAGGTACCTATAGACCCTCGCATATCCCGTGCCAATGACGCGGGGGAGCCTTTCTTCGTAAAGTACCCGGACAGCAAGGCTTCTAAGGTTATACTGGAGCTGGCTAAGACCATAGCAGAGATCGTAGAACAGGGAACCGGTGGGTAG
- a CDS encoding AbrB/MazE/SpoVT family DNA-binding domain-containing protein yields MRLAEIVKVDSKGRVTIPLVVRVALNIVEGMNLILIADPDKREIVLTPLPSAESRLYELRIEFKDVPGALARASEKLAELGVDQVTTQCTTVKRGEYAECIIIIDLSHSDKNIETVKKELSSLEEVRFIQARPLQR; encoded by the coding sequence GTGCGACTTGCCGAGATAGTAAAGGTTGATAGCAAGGGCAGGGTCACAATCCCCCTAGTGGTGCGCGTGGCCCTCAATATAGTCGAGGGTATGAATCTAATCCTAATCGCCGACCCAGACAAGCGTGAGATTGTCCTAACCCCGCTGCCCAGTGCGGAGAGCAGGCTCTATGAGCTACGCATAGAGTTCAAAGATGTACCAGGGGCTCTGGCGAGAGCCTCGGAGAAACTAGCCGAGTTAGGAGTTGACCAGGTTACTACGCAGTGCACCACAGTCAAGCGGGGAGAGTATGCAGAGTGCATAATAATTATAGATCTCTCCCACAGTGATAAGAACATAGAAACTGTAAAGAAGGAGCTATCCTCGCTCGAGGAAGTCCGTTTTATACAGGCCAGACCTCTCCAGCGCTAG